Below is a genomic region from Rhodothermia bacterium.
CAACAACGTATCCTACCGCACCAATATGGCCTATCAATGCCGTCGTTGAGTTTACGCAGGCTGTAGCGGATACTGCTTGGTTTTCTGTAAATGCTACCCGAACGGTTGATACGTATTTTAAGGTCTATGATGCCGTAACCAAAAAAGGCTTAGACTTTATTTTTGCTGAACCTACCGAAACTGCAAATGGAAGAATTGATGTGGGCGAGGCTATTGGCTTGGTCTTTAAGGATAAACCAACGGATACGCGGTTTACCCGTGCATGGACGATTCGGTTCCTCCAGCCAACAGATGCCGATGGAAAACCACTTGCTGCTTCTGCTACGGTTACACCACAGCCCGGAGATAAGTTCTTCTTGCGATCAATAGTGCCCTTTGGTAAAACAGACAACTTTGCATTTGGCTCTTTGGCCTCTAAACAAGTTCAAAATCCAGAGGCATCGCTTTTAGATAAGGTCTATGTGGTTCCAAATCCTTACGTCGTCGGGAATACCGCAGAAACCCGCCCCTTTCTCTCTGGTCGAGGAGAACGTAAGTTGTTTTTCCGGAATCTACCGGCAAAGGCAGTCGTAAGAATCTACACGGCAAGCGGGGTATTTGTCCGTGAATTAGAAGGCGCTAATGGAACCGCAACGTGGGATTTGCAAACCAAGGATGGTCTTGAAGTATCCTATGGCCTCTATTTTTACTTGGTCAAAGCAGAGGGAATCGGTGAGAAAACGGGCAAATTTGCCATTGTCAACTAACCTTTAACGTGCTCGGCGAACAGTAATGTTTATGCAACAATACAGTAATGTTTATGCAACAATAAGGATATAATCATGAAAAAGCTTTTTAGCCTTGTTGTGATGGCCTTGTGTCTGCCAATTTTGGCGATGGCACAGTCTAAGGTTGGAACAACCTCGGCGCCGTTTTTGGAAATCGGCGTCGGTGCAAGAAATGTGGCCATGGGGGAAGCCAGTGTCTCTACGGCCAATGACATCACAGCACTTTATTGGAATCCTGCTGGATTGACCAATCTGAAAAACGTGGAAGTTGGATTTCAACATACCACTTGGTTTGCCGGAACCCAACTCCAATATGCTGCCGGCGGAATTAACTTGGGGAATGCCGGAGCGATTGGCCTAAGCATGTATTCAATGGGTTCTGGCGAAATGGAAGTCAGAACATTAGAATACGAGGAGGGAACTGGAGAAACCTTCAATGTGCAAGATTTGAGCATCGGACTTTCTTATGCCCGTGCGCTAACGGATAATTTCTCGATTGGGGGAACGGCAAAACTGATCAATTCGAGGCTTTGGCGTATGTCTGCAAAAACGATGGCGTTAGACTTGGGGGTGCAGTACCAAACGCCCCTGAAAAACCTAAACCTCGGCTTTGCAATTTCTAACTTTGGTGGACAACTTAAATTGGATGGGGACAATACCAGTACCCGCATAGACCTTGATCCTCTCGGCACGGGAGATAATGACGGCCTATTGGGAAACTTGGCCGTTAAATCGTGGGATTTACCCCTTGTTTTTAGGATCGGACTACATTACGATGCCGTAAAAACCGCCAATAGCCGTTTGATGATCACCACAAATGCCTTGTATCCAAACAACAACGAAAGATCCGTTAATGCAGGGATGGAATATGCCTTCCGCGAGATGTTTTTCCTTCGTGCGGGAATGAGCAATCTCTTTCTACCAGATGCAAATCGGGGGCAAGGCAATATGCGCCTTGGCTTTGGCTTGATGCTCGGCGGAAAGATCGGTGCAGATTATGCCTTTGCAGATCGTGGTGATCTGGGAAGTACGCATATTATAGGTGCTACCATCCGCTTCTGATCCTGTGCAAAATGTTCCTTTGGCAATCGGGGTAATCTTCATGACTTACCCCGATTTTTAGTATCGAATAGGTGTATATTCCATTCCAAGCGAACTCTTATCCGAATAAACCATTGATTACAGGTCACTGGAAAGGAGTAGCTGATTAACCAAAGTATCTATATAGAAAGCGACCAAAATGCGCAAACCAATTCTTGGATTCATCGGAACAGGTGTCATGGGTAAAAGCATGGCCGGACATTGGCTCAAGGCCGGATATGAGGTTTGGGTGTATAACCGGACGAGAGAAAAACTTCTCCCACTTATCGAAATGGGGGCAAAAGAAGCCTCTTCAGTCGCCGAAATATCCTATAAGACCGAGGTCATTGCTACCATGTTGGGCTTCCCAAATGATGTAGAACTTACCTATTTCGGGGAAGATGGACTTCTTAACAATGGAAAGGAAGGACAGCTCTTGATTGATTTTACAACTTCCTCGCCAAATTTGGCACGTATAATTGCCGAAAAAGCAAAGGATAAGGGCCTTTTCGCATTAGATGCTCCGGTTTCTGGCGGTGATATTGGGGCACGCGAAGCAAAACTTTCCATCATGTGCGGTGGCTCGGATGGGGCTTTCGAACGTGCATTGCCCTTACTTAAGATTCTCGGCCAAAATATTCTGCATCACGGTTCGGCAGGGGCTGGTCAAGATGCGAAGATGTGCAACCAAATCACCATTGCCGGAATGATGATGAGTGTGATGGAAGCCTTGGTCTATGCAAAGGCTTCTGGTTTAGACCCCGAAAAAATGCTTCAATCCGTTGGCTCAGGTGCAGCTACCTCATGGACGCTCCAGAACCTGATGCCCCGTGTGCTGAACAATGACTTGAATCCGGGTTTCTTTGTTGCGCACTTTATAAAAGATATGGACATTGCCCTTTTTGAGGCACAAAAAAAGGGA
It encodes:
- a CDS encoding PorV/PorQ family protein; the protein is MKKLFSLVVMALCLPILAMAQSKVGTTSAPFLEIGVGARNVAMGEASVSTANDITALYWNPAGLTNLKNVEVGFQHTTWFAGTQLQYAAGGINLGNAGAIGLSMYSMGSGEMEVRTLEYEEGTGETFNVQDLSIGLSYARALTDNFSIGGTAKLINSRLWRMSAKTMALDLGVQYQTPLKNLNLGFAISNFGGQLKLDGDNTSTRIDLDPLGTGDNDGLLGNLAVKSWDLPLVFRIGLHYDAVKTANSRLMITTNALYPNNNERSVNAGMEYAFREMFFLRAGMSNLFLPDANRGQGNMRLGFGLMLGGKIGADYAFADRGDLGSTHIIGATIRF
- a CDS encoding NAD(P)-dependent oxidoreductase — translated: MRKPILGFIGTGVMGKSMAGHWLKAGYEVWVYNRTREKLLPLIEMGAKEASSVAEISYKTEVIATMLGFPNDVELTYFGEDGLLNNGKEGQLLIDFTTSSPNLARIIAEKAKDKGLFALDAPVSGGDIGAREAKLSIMCGGSDGAFERALPLLKILGQNILHHGSAGAGQDAKMCNQITIAGMMMSVMEALVYAKASGLDPEKMLQSVGSGAATSWTLQNLMPRVLNNDLNPGFFVAHFIKDMDIALFEAQKKGLELPALQLARKQYQRLADMGYAHLGTHALWLVYEDLLG